NNNNNNNNNNNNNNNNNNNNNNNNNNNNNNNNNNNNNNNNNNNNNNNNNNNNNNNNNNNNNNNNNNNNNNNNNNNNNNNGGNNNNNNNNNNNNNNNNNNNNNNNNNNNNNNNNNNNNNNNNNNNNNNNNNNNNNNNNNNNNNNNNNNNNNNNNNNNNNNNNNNNNNNNNNNNNNNNNNNNNNNNNNNNNNNNNNNNNNNNNNNNNNNNNNNNNNNNNNNNNNNNNNNNNNNNNNNNNNNNNNNNNNNNNNNNNNNNNNNNNNNNNNNNNNNNNNNNNNNNNNNNNNNNNNNNNNNNNNNNNNNNNNNNNNNNNNNNNNNNNNNNNNNNNNNNNNNNNNNNNNNNNNNNNNNNNNNNNNNNNNNNNNNNNNNNNNNNNNNNNNNNNNNNNNNNNNNNNNNNNNNNNNNNNNNNNNNNNNNNNNNNNNNNNNNNNNNNNNNNNNNNNNNNNNNNNNNNNNNNNNNNNNNNNNNNNNNNNNNNNNNNNNNNNNNNNNNNNNNNNNNNNNNNNNNNNNNNNNNNNNNNNNNNNNNNNNNNNNNNNNNNNNNNNNNNNNNNNNNNNNNNNNNNNNNNNNNNNNNNNNNNNNNNNNNNNNNNNNNNNNNNNNNNNNNNNNNNNNNNNNNNNNNNNNNNNNNNNNNNNNNNNNNNNNNNNNNNNNNNNNNNNNNNNNNNNNNNNNNNNNNNNNNNNNNNNNNNNNNNNNNNNNNNNNNNNNNNNNNNNNNNNNNNNNNNNNNNNNNNNNNNNNNNNNNNNNNNNNNNNNNNNNNNNNNNNNNNNNNNNNNNNNNNNNNNNNNNNNNNNNNNNNNNNNNNNNNNNNNNNNNNNNNNNNNNNNCAGCTTTATAAATGAATGGTAGGATTGCACTACATTTTACCAATTAATCATCTGTTATTTTTACAATGAGAATTTTTCCCATAATCACAGTGGTGTTCTTCTACCCAAATCTACTCCAAACTTGCCATGAAGTGTGATAGCTGACCCAAAATCCTAACTCAAAAACTAAAGTAATGAAGTATTCAGAAATTGCCAAATTGTCTTCTGAGTCTGGCAAAAGCCTAGAAATCTTCAAAatctttaaacctttaaaaaagaggGATACAAAATGTGTCAAAAACTTGCCATATCAAAAAAAGAATGGAGGCTGCAGCTACTACTTGACATTGTGCCACCATCTGGTTGGACNNNNNNNNNNNNNNNNNNNNNNNNNNNNNNNNNNNNNNNNNNNNNNNNNNNNNNNNNNNNNNNNNNNNNNNNNNNNNNNNNNNNNNNNNNNNNNNNNNNNNNNNNNNNNNNNNNNNNNNNNNNNNNNNNNNNNNNNNNNNNNNNNNNNNNNNNNNNNNNNNNNNNNNNNNNNNNNNNNNNNNNNNNNNNNNNNNNNNNNNNNNNNNNNNNNNNNNNNNNNNNNNNNNNNNNNNNNCTTCCTCATNNNNNNNNNNNNNNNNNNNNNNNNNNNNNNNNNNNNNNNNNNNNNNNNNNNNNNNNNNNNNNNNNNNNNNNNNNNNNNNNNNNNNNNNNNNNNNNNNNNNNNNNNNNNNNNNNNNNNNNNNNNNNNNNNNNNNNNNNNNNNNNNNNNNNNNNNNNNNNNNNNNNNNNNNNNNNNNNNNNNNNNNNNNNNNNNNNNNNNNNNNNNNNNNNNNNNNNNNNNNNNNNNNNNNNNNNNNNNNNNNNNNNNNNNNNNNNNNNNNNNNNNNNNNNNNNNNNNNNNNNNNNNNNNNNNNNNNNNNNNNNNNNNNNNNNNNNNNNNNNNNNNNNNNNNNNNNNNNNNNNNNNNNNNNNNNNNNNNNNNNNNNNNNNNNNNNNNNNNNNNNNNNNNNNNNNNNNNNNNNNNNNNNNNNNNNNNNNNNNNNNNNNNNNNNNNNNNNNNNNNGGTGACATTATGGAATTGGTANNNNNNNNNNNNNNNNNNNNNNNNNNNNNNNNNNNNNNNNNNNNNNNNNNNNNNNNNNNNNNNNNNNNNNNNNNNNNNNNNNNNNNNNNNNNNNNNNNNNNNNNNNNNNNNNNNNNNNNNNNNNNNNNNNNNNNNNNNNNNNNNNNNNNACAGTTGCCTTTCATTCCCTGATCACAGGAACCAGCCCTGAATAACTATAACCATAAATTACACAATACAAATTCCATCTAAAGAGGCAGTACCAAGTGTCTTCAATTATTCATACACCTAAGATAGATTCAGTTTCCAAATATTTCCAAACAGCATAATGAATGAAGAATGGGGGTCAAGTGGATTCAAGTGGTACAGTCCATTAACCCAAAATTGGAAAATAACAATCTTTGGTATTTAAGTCTAATATAAAaagattatcatttattttcaagcCTAAAATCCACTTCACTGATGGGTCTGTCATTCCCAGACTGACATCTGTCAGCTTTCTGTACATTGCTCACAGCTAATGAGTTCGAGctaataaaaatggcaaaaatgtctgtacaatgtatatgttTACTGAAACGTGGTTTTCATTTCGTAATGCTAATCTCTGTCTTTAAAATCTAACACTGTTGAATTGATGAAATGCAAGATACTTTTCATCAAAGGCATTCCTGTACAAACTAAAAATCAGTTATCTGATATAGAAATATGATTCCCATGGCAGCTGTTTTGACCTTCATCCTACATTGGTAGACAACTGACTGATGTGCTTTGGCATAAACTGGTGTGCACCCATTTGACACAAGTCACCTACTGAATAAAACAATTCTGGACATCGTTTGTCTAGACATTAACCAATGAAACGTGCCGAAAACTGACAGGCTAATCCTAAACAAGATCAGTTTCATTGTGAAGTTTGAATACTGAAAATACTTCAGGCCAGTTCTTGAGATCAATAAGATATGAACGTGATTGTAGCATTGGTTtcaatatgggatatatattgaCAATACACTAAGGTGGTTTTTCACAATACAGAGCCAGATCAAGCTTTATCCTGCCACAATGACCATGGAGGATAATTGTTGACTAACACCACGAGGCAAAGAATCCAATCATAAAAACTTAGATTGCTGAATAAACGTTGCCATGAAGTTGGGGCTTCCNNNNNNNNNNNNNNNNNNNNNNNNNNNNNNNNNNNNNNNNNNNNNNNNNNNNNNNNNACCGTTCAGTCGCCATATTTCCCTATTAGGATGTCTACCCGATCGCCATGTCCTTGCCTTCCACACAACATTTGTCGCAGCCTATTTTAatttctgataattttttttattattatgccNNNNNNNNNNNNNNNNNNNNNNNNNNNNNNNNNNNNNNNNNNNNNNNNNNNNNNNNNNNNNNNNNNNNNNNNNNNTCAAACTATTACACGTTACACAAAATCCTTACTCTTAGACCaccaatgaaggaaaaaaaaaaaaattccgacaTATGAATGACACAgaacatgaaataaatatttttcccacTAAAATGACTAAACCTTTATAaccttttccacttcctcttccaatTGTCAAAAGTGCAGACCACCACCGAGggaaaaactatatacatatctacgacCTACGAATgacatgaaatataaataaacaattccCCAAGGAACCCAACCTGGGACCCTTAAGCCTAATGTAAATANNNNNNNNNNNNNNNNNNNNNNNNNNNNNNNNNNNNNNNNNNNNNNNNNNNNNNNNNNNNNNNNNNNNNNNNNNNNNNNNNNNNNNNNNNNNNNNNNNNNNNNNNNNNNNNNNNNNNNNNAGGAGCCCAAGACCCAAATCCCTcgcgcccttcctcctcctccttctcccgaaGCCATCCTACCTGATACTCGAGCGTGCACTCCGTCCCCTTCTCGATCTCCTCGTAGAAGCACTCCTTGGCGTTGTCGGGGAGCTCGAAGGTGAGCTCGACCGCAGCCGCCCTGGCCACCACACTCGCCGCCACAGCCACCAGCAACCACACCTTCTCCATGTTGTCCGTCTCGCTAGCGCTTTCCTGTCACTTGGCCAGCATCAACTGGACATAGTTGGGTCCGGAATGGGTCAGCAACGCCGCGAAATCCCGCGCACAACCCCGTCTATTGGGACTTTGACAGTCGGGCCGCGTCTTCTGCTAAAATACGTGGCCGGAAACAAAATACAGCCGCGTTCAGGTGGTCGGGGGCTGTTGGGGTTCTGACATACGTAGGGGTCTGGGCCAATCAGCGCGGTGTTAGGGAGGCGAGCGGCCAATCAGCGGGCGGGATCTGGCCTAGAGTCGGAACCCCTCGCCCTTCGTGAACGAGGCCAAAATAGTGCGTCGGTGCTGCCATCTGTTGGACGTAGAGGAATCTTGCGTTCGAATCGTCTAACTCAGTATTGAAAAATAGTTTTATTCGTATTTGGTGGACAGGAATAAATCCCCGTATGCATATACCCCATTACCGGAATAGATAAATACACTTATCAATTATTCAAGCCACCACACACTGTAAAGTCCTTGTCCAAAGGTATTTTTTCCCCACGGACCAGCATTTTAACGCAACGGTTGAAACTCGAATTTGCCTCGAGAGTATAAACGATGACGTCGAAAACCTTGAAGGAAAATAAACGTAAACTTGATGACTCGCCGCGCTGCGCAAGAACACGTGTCATAATTTCAACCGCTGTAATCGCACTACAGTAGAAAACATATTGTTCAAGAATTATAGACTATTCTGCGCATATCGGAGACTTTTCTCAATCCAAAAGTTTCAGGGAGATAATTATATGCATGTTATCCCCCCAAAATTAAGGTTCTCTCGCGtgttaaaagaaggaaagattatTCTAAAAATACGTGTATTAGTAATCACTAAGGATGGTTTGTTCTCCCGGCATTCTTAAAGTAATCATCAATATATCGAGTCACATAAATGAAAAGTCAACACAATcataactttttaaatataagaaCATAACTTGCGCCTCTGTATATACATTCGNNNNNNNNNNNNNNNNNNNNNNNNACTGATATGAATTAATACAACATCGGAAGCTGGAATTCCAGGCAGTGAACGAACGTCGGATATGTAAAATGCTGTGTGAACATTCATCACCATTTGTCCCCAAATAATAGCTCTGTANNNNNNNNNNNNNNNNNNNNNNNNNNNNNNNNNNNNNNNNNNNNNNNNNNNNNNNNNNNNNNNNNNNNNNNNNNNNNNNNNNNNNNNNNNNNNNNNNNNNNNNNNNNNNNNNNNNNNNNNNNNNNNNNNNNNNNNNNNNNNNNNNNNNNNNNNNNNNNNNNNNNNNNNNNNNNNNNNNNNNNNNNNNNNNNNNNNNNNNNNNNNNNNNNNNNNNNNNNNNNNNNNNNNNNNNNNNNNNNNNNNNNNNNNNNNNNNNNNNNNNNNNNNNNNNNNNNNNNNNNNNNNNNNNNNNNNNNNNNNNNNNNNNNNNNNNNNNNNNNNNNNNNNNNNNNNNNNNNNNNNNNNNNNNNNNNNNNNNNNNNNNNNNNNNNNNNNNNNNNNNNNNNNNNNNNNNNNNNNNNNNNNNNNNNNNNNNNNNNNNNNNNNNNNNNNNNNNNNNNNNNNNNNNNNNNNNNNNNNNNNNNNNNNNNNNNNNNNNNNNNNNNNNNNNNNNNNNNNNNNNNNNNNNNNNNNNNNNNNNNNNNNNNNNNNNNNNNNNNNNNNNNNNNNNNNNNNNNNNNNNNNNNNNNNNNNNNNNNNNNNNNNNNNNNNNNNNNNNNNNNNNNNNNNNNNNNNNNNNNNNNNNNNNNNNNNNNNNNNNNNNNNNNNNNNNNNNNNNNNNNNNNNNNNNNNNNNNNNNNNNNNNNNNNNNNNNNNNNNNNNNNNNNNNNNNNNNNNNNNNNNNNNNNNNNNNNNNNNNNNNNNNNNNNNNNNNNNNNNNNNNNNNNNNNNNNNNNNNNNNNNNNNNNNNNNNNNNNNNNNNNNNNNNNNNNNNNNNNNNNNNNNNNNNNNNNNNNNNNNNNNNNNNNNNNNNNNNNNNNNNNNNNNNNNNNNNNNNNNNNNNNNNNNNNNNNNNNNNNNNNNNNNNNNNNNNNNNNNNNNNNNNNNNNNNNNNNNNNNNNNNNNNNNNNNNNNNNNNNNNNNNNNNNNNNNNNNNNNNNNNNNNNNNNNNNNNNNNNNNNNNNNNNNNNNNNNNNNNNNNNNNNNNNNNNNNNNNNNNNNNNNNNNNNNNNNNNNNNNNNNNNNNNNNNNNNNNNNNNNNNNNNNNNNNNNNNNNNNNNNNNNNNNNNNNNNNNNNNNNNNNNNNNNNNNNNNNNNNNNNNNNNNNNNNNNNNNNNNNNNNNNNNNNNNNNNNNNNNNNNNNNNNNNNNNNNNNNNNNNNNNNNNNNNNNNNNNNNNNNNNNNNNNNNNNNNNNNNNNNNNNNNNNNNNNNNNNNNNNNNNNNNNNNNNNNNNNNNNNNNNNNNNNNNNNNNNNNNNNNNNNNNNNNNNNNNNNNNNNNNNNNNNNNNNNNNNNNNNNNNNNNNNNNNNNNNNNNNNNNNNNNNNNNNNNNNNNNNNNNNNNNNNNNNNNNNNNNNNNNNNNNNNNNNNNNNNNNNNNNNNNNNNNNNNNNNNNNNNNNNNNNNNNNNNNNNNNNNNNNNNNNNNNNNNNNNNNNNNNNNNNNNNAAATTCCTTCCATGAAACACAGTACtctatattctttatatcttttcaCAAGATATTCAAGAATAAATCAACCTTTTCTCGTATCTCCTTCCAGGATAAGAAATTACAATTAAACTCAACATTTATTCCGCATCTAAATTACAGACACATAacgaaattatttatacattaaaatcaCGAATATAATGGAATTACTAGGAAGACACAGTATTGTAGTTTATATAAAGAAATGATTTATGGAATAACTGCTCAGCTGTTTTGTGCCGTGGTTTCGTGGCAACAAACAGTTCATGGTTACTTGGTTGCCATAAAATCTCAAAGTCAAGGTAATATATAATGGGTTNNNNNNNNNNNNNNNNNNNNNNNNNNNNNNNNNNNNNNNNNNNNNNNNNNNNNNNNNNNNNNNNNNNNNNNNNNNNNNNNNNNNNNNNNNNNNNNNNNNNNNNNNNNNNNNNNNNNNNNNNNNNNNNNNNNNNNNNNNNNNNNNNNNNNNNNNNNNNNNNNNNNNNNNNNNNNNNNNNNNNNNNNNNNNNNNNNNNNNNNNNNNNNNNNNNNNNNNNNNNNNNNNNNNNNNNNNNNNNNNNNNNNNNNNNNNNNNNNNNNNNNNNNNNNNNNNNNNNNNNNNNNNNNNNNNNNNNNNNNNNNNNNNNNNNNNNNNNNNNNNNNNNNNNNNNNNNNNNNNNNNNNNNNNNNNNNNNNNNNNNNNNNNNNNNNNNNNNNNNNNNNNNNNNNNNNNNNNNNNNNNNNNNNNNNNNNNNNNNNNNNNNNNNNNNNNNNNNNNNNNNNNNNNNNNNNNNNNNNNNNNNNNNNNNNNNNNNNNNNNNNNNNNNNNNNNNNNNNNNNNNNNNNNNNNNNNNNNNNNNNNNNNNNNNNNNNNNNNNNNNNNNNNNNNNNNNNNNNNNNNNNNNNNNNNNNNNNNNNNNNNNNNNNNNNNNNNNNNNNNNNNNNNNNNNNNNNNNNNNNNNNNNNNNNNNNNNNNNNNNNNNNNNNNNNNNNNNNNNNNNNNNNNNNNNNNNNNNNNNNNNNNNNNNNNNNNNNNNNNNNNNNNNNNNNNNNNNNNNNNNNNNNNNNNNNNNNNNNNNNNNNNNNNNNNNNNNNNNNNNNNNNNNNNNNNNNNNNNNNNNNNNNNNNNNNNNNNNNNNNNNNNNNNNNNNNNNNNNNNNNNNNNNNNNNNNNNNNNNNNNNNNNNNNNNNNNNNNNNNNNNNNNNNNNNNNNNNNNNNNNNNNNNNNNNNNNNNNNNNNNNNNNNNNNNNNNNNNNNNNNNNNNNNNNNNNNNNNNNNNNNNNNNNNNNNNNNNNNNNNNNNNNNNNNNNNNNNNNNNNNNNNNNNNNNNNNNNNNNNNNNNNNNNNNNNNNNNNNNNNNNNNNNNNNNNNNNNNNNNNNNNNNNNNNNNNNNNNNNNNNNNNNNNNNNNNNNNNNNNNNNNNNNNNNNNNNNNNNNNNNNNNNNNNNNNNNNNNNNNNNNNNNNNNNNNNNNNNNNNNNNNNNNNNNNNNNNNNNNNNNNNNNNNNNNNNNNNNNNNNNNNNNNNNNNNNNNNNNNNNNNNNNNNNNNNNNNNNNNNNNNNNNNNNNNNNNNNNNNNNNNNNNNNNNNNNNNNNNNNNNNNNNNNNNNNNNNNNNNNNNNNNNNNNNNNNNNNNNNNNNNNNNNNNNNNNNNNNNNNNNNNNNNNNNNNNNNNNNNNNNNNNNNNNNNNNNNNNNNNNNNNNNNNNNNNNNNNNNNNNNNNNNNNNNNNNNNNNNNNNNNNNNNNNNNNNNNNNNNNNNNNNNNNNNNNNNNNNNNNNNNNNNNNNNNNNNNNNNNNNNNNNNNNNNNNNNNNNNNNNNNNNNNNNNNNNNNNNNNNNNNNNNNNNNNNNNNNNNNNNNNNNNNNNNNNNNNNNNNNNNNNNNNNNNNNNNNAAGTCAACGAAATATGCTACAGATCGGTGGTGCGTTGATTCCTCAAAGACGCACCTGCTGGTAATGAGCAGTTTAGTTTACAACAAGCGCCATAAGGATCTTCCTGTAGTCACCGGAAGTGTCaccctaaaaatgaaaaaaaaagcttaattaATTATGTTAAAGTTGTTATGATTATACTAGAAGATGTAactatgagcaaaaaaaaaaaagttacacatAAAAGAAACGTAATATTGTTTTCCTAATTTGTGTTGGAACTattaaaaacgtaaaaagaaaagatattcaaaaagaagaaaaaggtacaTATAGTATCATAATTCNNNNNNNNNNNNNNNNNNNNNNNNNNNNNNNNNNNNNNNNNNNNNNNNNNNNNNNNNNNNNNNNNNNNNNNNNNNNNNNNNNNNNNNNNNNNNNNNNNNNNNNNNNNNNNNNNNNNNNNNNNNNNNNNNNNNNNNNNNNNNNNNNNNNNNNNNNNNNNNNNNNNNNNNNNNNNNNNNNNNNNNCCTTAATGTCCTTCTCCAGCGGCCTCTGATACAGACTCTGGTACTGCAGCTTAATCTCCTGCATGTCCACCTCGCACCGGGTCACCACGAGCCGGATTAAGGCTCTGTTCCTCGTCCTGAAGCCTGCCATGGCCGCGTGGAGTTCCTGTGCGAAGAAGACCGCTTGGTTCTGTATGCACATGTCTGGtcgtgggaggaagagagaggggattgatAGGTAAATGGTATGAACAAAATAGATGAAAGAGGGAGTGGATGCAATGGTGATAAGAACTGAGTAAATGAGAGAACGGATCAGTCTTTAAGTTTAAGCTAATTGGTATTTATGTTCATGCATTATGTTACTATGACATTATCACGTTAGTGCATTATGCTGTcacgttatcattatattagt
The sequence above is a segment of the Penaeus monodon isolate SGIC_2016 chromosome 25, NSTDA_Pmon_1, whole genome shotgun sequence genome. Coding sequences within it:
- the LOC119589390 gene encoding annexin A13-like, with protein sequence MHPDTSEGRKGTDEEELRRILVSYSYQQLRDVFSEYHKLAGKTLGEALDDELSGDLRDAMKAAYMCIQNQAVFFAQELHAAMAGFRTRNRALIRLVVTRCEVDMQEIKLQYQSLYQRPLEKDIKGDTSGDYRKILMALVVN